From a single Pseudomonadota bacterium genomic region:
- a CDS encoding efflux RND transporter periplasmic adaptor subunit produces the protein MGEGKVKISGRKLILPAVIFCFILGIVAIYMSVISEGKVPRGFLRLHGWVEGTEVSLSSKVRGQVIQLQAEEGSEVHSGQLIAKIDAEQIKAQIANADAEVAKAQEALRRAGDDIMVLESRISGAKIALELVRKQSAAMIEQAEAEFEKAEKDYNRFLSLAEKKSIAQNRMDDIKKKYFVSKAGLSLAKSSLTDIMLKENNVLTLERELATAKRAENMSGSTLNGVLAKKKEIGTLLDDTYVYSPVKGTVIDKAIELGENVVPGTPLVVVVDLKNLYVKTYVEQRDIGKIKLGDEARISVDSFPDKHFPGKVILVAPKAEFTPRDVQMNENRSTMVYKIKVDISNPQGILKPGMPADVDLRWDKNRPWN, from the coding sequence ATGGGAGAAGGTAAAGTGAAAATATCGGGACGGAAGCTTATATTGCCTGCGGTCATTTTCTGCTTTATTTTAGGAATTGTTGCAATATACATGTCTGTTATCAGCGAAGGAAAGGTTCCCAGGGGCTTTCTGCGTTTGCATGGTTGGGTTGAAGGCACGGAGGTTAGCTTAAGTTCCAAGGTAAGGGGGCAGGTAATCCAGCTACAGGCTGAGGAAGGGTCGGAAGTGCATTCCGGTCAGCTTATTGCAAAGATCGACGCGGAACAGATAAAGGCACAGATTGCCAATGCGGACGCTGAAGTAGCGAAGGCGCAGGAAGCGTTGCGGAGGGCAGGTGATGATATTATGGTTTTGGAAAGCAGGATCAGCGGGGCAAAAATTGCTTTAGAACTTGTCAGAAAACAATCTGCCGCCATGATTGAACAGGCTGAAGCGGAATTCGAAAAAGCAGAAAAGGACTATAATCGTTTCTTATCTCTGGCAGAAAAAAAGTCGATAGCACAAAACAGGATGGATGATATTAAAAAAAAATATTTTGTATCGAAGGCAGGGCTGTCTCTGGCAAAGTCTTCTCTAACAGATATCATGCTTAAAGAAAATAATGTGCTAACTTTAGAAAGAGAACTTGCCACGGCAAAAAGGGCCGAGAATATGTCTGGATCAACTTTAAACGGTGTCTTGGCCAAAAAGAAAGAAATCGGAACCCTCCTTGATGATACGTATGTTTATAGTCCGGTTAAAGGCACGGTGATCGACAAGGCAATTGAACTAGGCGAAAATGTGGTGCCAGGAACACCCTTGGTGGTTGTGGTTGATCTTAAAAATCTCTATGTCAAAACATATGTTGAACAAAGGGATATCGGCAAAATCAAGCTGGGTGATGAAGCGCGCATATCCGTTGATTCCTTTCCGGACAAACACTTTCCCGGTAAGGTTATCCTTGTAGCTCCCAAAGCGGAATTTACACCAAGAGACGTTCAAATGAATGAAAACCGTTCCACTATGGTTTACAAGATAAAAGTCGATATTTCCAATCCCCAGGGTATTCTCAAACCGGGCATGCCGGCTGATGTAGACTTAAGGTGGGATAAGAACCGTCCATGGAATTAA